One Benincasa hispida cultivar B227 chromosome 5, ASM972705v1, whole genome shotgun sequence genomic window carries:
- the LOC120078335 gene encoding probable O-methyltransferase 3, translated as MNMNLEGGNMIEMGGDELLEAQSHIWNHIFNFINSMALKCAIQLGIPDAIHSHGPNPMPLSLLLSSLQLHPNKTQFIYRLMRLLTHSGFFILQEEGYMLTNSSYLLLKDNPYAVSPFVLSMLEPTLLKPWQFLSTWFQTNDRMPFETTHGMPLWEQMRKKPKHGEVFNAGMASDAMLVMNVLLGKHKDVFKGVESLVDVGGGTGTMAKTIAKAFPQIECTVLDLPQVVANLKSDQPNFKYVEGDMFNTIPPADALLLKWILHDWSDEECVKILKKCKEAITSNGKKGKVMVIDLVVFNTKNEDSIETQLFYDMLMMTITSGKEREEKEWAKLIKEAGFGAYKIFPILGLRSLIEIYP; from the exons ATGAATATGAATTTGGAGGGTGGAAATATGATAGAAATGGGAGGGGATGAGTTGTTGGAAGCTCAATCTCACATATGGAATCATATCTTCAACTTCATCAACTCTATGGCTCTCAAATGCGCCATTCAACTTGGAATTCCAGACGCCATCCACAGTCATGGCCCCAACCCTATgcctctctctcttcttctttcatcTCTCCAACTCCATCCTAATAAAACCCAATTCATATACCGCTTGATGCGTTTATTGACTCACTCTGGCTTCTTTATTCTACAAGAGGAAGGATATATGCTTACCAATTCATCTTACCTTCTTCTTAAAGACAACCCTTATGCTGTATCTCCTTTCGTACTTTCCATGCTTGAACCAACTCTCCTAAAGCCATGGCAGTTTCTCTCAACTTGGTTTCAAACTAACGATCGAATGCCATTTGAGACGACTCACGGAATGCCACTTTGGGAGCAAATGAGGAAGAAGCCAAAGCATGGAGAGGTTTTTAATGCAGGCATGGCGAGTGATGCGATGTTGGTGATGAATGTGTTATTGGGGAAACATAAAGACGTTTTTAAGGGAGTTGAGTCTCTTGTTGATGTTGGTGGGGGCACTGGAACAATGGCCAAAACCATTGCAAAGGCTTTTCCACAAATTGAATGCACCGTGCTTGATCTTCCTCAAGTTGTGGCGAACTTGAAGTCTGATCAACCAAACTTCAAATATGTTGAAGGGGATATGTTTAATACTATTCCTCCTGCTGATGCGCTTTTGTTGAAG TGGATATTACATGATTGGAGTGATGAAGAATGTGTGAAGATTCTGAAGAAGTGCAAAGAAGCAATTACAAGCAATGGTAAAAAAGGAAAAGTGATGGTAATTGATTTGGTGGTGTTTAATACCAAAAATGAAGACTCAATTGAGACTCAACTATTCTACGACATGTTGATGATGACTATTACAAgtggaaaagagagagaagaaaaagagtgGGCTAAATTGATTAAAGAAGCTGGATTTGGTGCCTACAAAATTTTCCCTATTTTAGGGTTAAGATCTCTTATAGAGATTTACCCATGA